A single window of Undibacterium sp. 5I1 DNA harbors:
- a CDS encoding MBL fold metallo-hydrolase produces MRYLRHEDGKYRNPVQIQRTSFFKTLQIALTFLFNKPANTIPAGQIPVQTLTSEQLLAAPDQSLFRLGHSTLLLKLRGEFWLTDPVFSERASPFQWMGPKRFHQPPISIADLPPIKGVILSHDHYDHLDYAAVLQLADKVEHFLTPLGVGDTLIKWGIAASKVQQLDWWQSTTVDGIELTATPAQHFSGRGLNDGNQTLWASWVIRETHGEAEQNLKLFFSGDSGYFDGFKQIGDKFGPFDLTMIETGAYNHQWPDVHMQPEQTLQAHLDLRGKHLLPVHNGTFDLSLHVWHEPFDRITALAEARNVPISTPQMGEPLSMSKPHAGEAWWISAK; encoded by the coding sequence ATGCGCTATCTGCGGCATGAGGACGGCAAGTATCGAAATCCAGTACAGATACAAAGGACCAGCTTTTTCAAAACATTGCAAATCGCCTTGACCTTCCTTTTTAATAAACCAGCCAATACCATACCGGCAGGACAAATCCCTGTACAAACTCTGACGAGTGAACAGTTACTAGCCGCGCCGGATCAATCTTTATTCCGCCTTGGTCATTCCACTTTATTACTAAAACTGCGCGGTGAGTTTTGGCTGACTGATCCTGTATTTTCCGAGCGGGCATCACCGTTCCAGTGGATGGGTCCAAAACGTTTCCATCAGCCACCGATCAGTATTGCGGATCTGCCGCCGATCAAGGGCGTGATTTTGTCGCACGATCATTATGATCATCTGGACTATGCTGCAGTGTTACAACTGGCCGACAAAGTCGAACACTTCTTAACGCCGCTAGGTGTGGGTGATACCTTAATTAAATGGGGTATCGCCGCCAGTAAAGTACAGCAACTGGATTGGTGGCAAAGCACCACTGTTGACGGGATTGAATTGACGGCGACGCCAGCACAACATTTTTCCGGTCGCGGTCTCAACGATGGCAATCAAACTCTTTGGGCGTCTTGGGTAATCCGTGAAACCCATGGCGAGGCCGAGCAGAATCTCAAGCTGTTTTTTAGTGGTGACAGTGGTTATTTTGACGGCTTTAAACAGATCGGCGATAAGTTCGGTCCCTTCGATCTGACTATGATAGAAACCGGCGCCTACAATCACCAGTGGCCAGATGTCCACATGCAGCCTGAGCAGACTTTGCAGGCGCATCTGGACTTACGCGGTAAACATTTGCTGCCGGTTCATAATGGCACGTTTGATCTGTCGCTACATGTCTGGCATGAGCCGTTTGATCGTATTACAGCCTTGGCTGAGGCGCGGAATGTTCCTATCAGCACACCGCAAATGGGGGAGCCACTCAGCATGAGCAAGCCACATGCAGGTGAGGCCTGGTGGATATCAGCGAAATAG